The window AGGCAGGTGAATTCACGGCTACAAAACGGATGACGCTGCTCAAGTAAGTTTGATGCAGTTATAAACGCGAGGAGGGCCCGGCGCATGTATTTGCGCCGGGCCTTTTTTGTGTGCGATCGGGTGCGGACACACCCCTGTTCGGCTTGGCCGAACGGTCCCTTCTCGAGAGGGGAATTTGTTGATTGTCGGATAAACTGATGTGCAGGGCTACCTAATTGGGCAAGGGTTAAAGATCACTTGTTAAGCAGATAGGCTGCTCCCGAGCATTACCCTCTTGAGAGGTTCGATTCGGATTGGAAAAATCCGGATCGGGGTGTGTACAGGGATGGCACTATACCCATCCCGCATTTATGTCCGGCAAATCCTGATTTCGATCTTGTCTAAATCCCCGAAATGCAGTAACATGCAGACGAGTCCGAACCAACGTGAACAAGCAAGCAATACGCAGTATGCCTCTCAACAGGAAAATTAGATATGGAATGGTTGGTGGTGGTCCTGGCGCTTTTATTGGCGCAGTACACCGCAAAGCCGCAGCCCTCGATGGCGAAATAGAACTGGTCGCCGGCGCATTTTCGTCTACGGCCGAGAAATCCAAACAGCAGGGTGAAGAGCTACACCTCGATCCCTCCCGCGTCTACGGTTCATACAAAGAAATGGCAGAAGGAGAAAGCAAGCTGCCAGAAGGGGAGCGTATTGATTTTGTCTCGATTGTAACGCCCAACTTCACGCACTACGACATCGCAAAAACCTTTCTCGAAGCTGGCTTTCACGTTGTCTGTGATAAACCGATGACGATGACGCTGGAAGAGTCAGAAGACCTGTGCCGTCTCGTGAAAAAGCACGACGCTGTTTTTGCCCTGACGCACAACTACACAGGCTACCCGATGGTGAAAGAGGCGCGGCAGATGATTCGAGATGGCAAGCTGGGCACTGTACGCAAGGTTGTGGTTGAGTATCCACAGGGCTGGCTTGCAACCCTCCTCGAAGAATCAGGTGCAAAACAGGCGGTTTGGCGGACCGACCCGAAGAAAGCCGGTGTTTCATCAGCCATTGGCGACATTGGCTCGCACGCAGAAAACCTGGCCCGCTATGTAACCGGTCTGGAAATGGATAAACTCTTTGCAGACCTCACCACCTTTGTCCCGGGCCGCAAACTCGAAGACGATGCAAACATGCTTGTCCATTTCAAAGGCGGCGCTAAAGGTGTATTGTATTGTTCACAGGTTTCTGTGGGGGAGGAGAACAACCTCCGCATCCGGGTCTACGGTACGGAGGCCTCAATGGAATGGCGGCAAGAGCATCCCAACTATCTGCATGTAAGGACGCAAGATGGGCCGGAGCAAGTGTTTAAGCGCGGCAACGGCTACCTTTCTCCGGTTGCGCAGCACAACACCCGGCTGCCATCTGGGCATCCTGAGGCGTTTATCGAAGCGTTTGCCAACATTTACCTGAATGCAGCGCGCACCATGGCGGCCCAAATTGCCGGCGAAGCGCCCGGTGAATTTGACACCGACTATCCAACCGTACAAGATGGCGCTGTTGGCGTGCACTTTATTCATACGGCTGTGAAAAGTGGTAAGGCGGCGAGCTGGGTTGACGCCAGCTATACGCCGCCAGCATAGTAGACAATCCACATACAGCGTACTCCACCTTTTTGAATCGAAATTTGAGTAATTGACATGGCAAGACCTGTTACCTTGTTTACCGGCCAGTGGGCTGATCTGCCCCTCGAAACACTCGCTGAAAAAGCCAGCAAAATGGACTTCGATGGCCTCGAACTGGCCTGTTGGGGTGATCATTTTGATGTGCAGAAAGCCCTGAGCGACGACAGCTACTGTCAGGGCCGGCGCGACTTGCTCGCCAAACACGGCCTTGAAGTGTATGCAATTAGCAGCCACCTGGTAGGCCAGGCTATTTGTGACAACATCGACAGCCGGCACCAGGCAATTTTGCCGCCTTATGTTTGGGGCGATGGGGATCCGGAAGGTGTGCGCCAGCGTGCAGCCAAAGAAATGATGGATACCGCGCGTGCTGCTGCTAAACTGGGTGTGCCGGTTGTAAACGGCTTCACGGGCAGCAGCATCTGGCATTTGCTTTACTCATTCCCGCCTGTATCACCCGAGATGATTGATGCCGGCTACCAGGACTTCGCAGACCGCTTCAATCCGATCCTTGATGTGTTCGACGAAGTAGGTGTGCGGTTTGGCTTGGAAGTTCATCCAACTGAAATTGCGTTTGACATTTCTTCGTCGCACCGTGCACTTGAAGCACTGAAACACCGGAAAGCGTTTGGCTTCAATTACGACCCGAGCCACTTTGGCTATCAGGGGGTTGACTACGTTGGCTTTATCGAAGAATTTGGCGACCGCATTTACCACGCACACATGAAAGACGTGTGGTGGTCTGACCAGCCCAAGCGCGCCGGCGTGTTTGGGGGACATATTGATTTTGGGCACCGCGATCGCTTCTGGGACTTCCGTTCCATCGGTCGGGGTAACATTGATTTTGAAGAAATCATCCGCGAACTGAATAGGATTGGTTACGACGGCCCGCTTTCCATTGAGTGGGAAGATTCAGGTATGGATCGTGAAGAAGGAGCAGAAGAGGCTTGTGCGTATATTAAAGCCGTAGACTTTACGCCGGCACACGGCGCGTTTGATGCGGCATTTGATAAATCAAACCAGTAGTTTTAATAATGCCAGCCGGGGTCCCAACAGGTTTAGACGGGTTGTTAACGGAACACACAATCCTGGCGGCCAGGGCCCCGGTACAGCATTTTATCGTACAAACCAACCATTGTTGAGGGTTGTGTTTAGGGGTTCGTAATAAAAATTTTCAACCTTAAACCTGCAACTTTCAACCGCAAACAAATCAATCTACCCGGATTTATTTGTTTGCCCTTAACCAATAGTTTTTATGAAATGGGTCAGCGGCGCCATGGCGTTATTATTTATTGCCTGGGCAGCATTTCAGTACAATGATCCGGATCCTTTTATGTGGATTCTCGTCTATGGATTAGCTTCCCTGGCCAGTGTATTATTTCTAATTAATAGATTGCCCCTGGCTTTTCCATTGATCTTCTGCGTGGCCGGCTTTGGATGGGCAATTTATCTCTCAACCATCATCACATACGAGCCGCCATTAATTGGTATCGAAGCTTGGCGGGAAATGATGGGGCTGATTGTAATCTCTAGCTGGATGGGTTTGCTAACCTGGCTCCTGCGCCGTTCAAAAACAAAAGAGGCTGTTGCCGTTTCTAAAACAACGTGATTTCGGCATAAAGCGAATTTCTCTTTTACATGTAACACCTCGACCAAGGATTATCTGATCGGCTGTACCGGGGAATTATGCAGGCGCAATATGCGTTGCGGTCTGCTATTATTCATTTTTTGGTAGATTTAATAGGCTTCTCACAGTCGTTAAGCGGCAAATGACGGCGTACTCGGTTCGTTTCCTCTGGCTTGTTTTACTGGTGTGCCTTACAGGCAGTACGATGTCTGTACCTGAACCTGTTGATGGCACCCAGGGCACACGGCCCCGCGATCCATGGGTATTTGCCGGTGCACTCGACGACCGACCACGCACCCTGTTTGTTGCGCTGCACCACGACCTCTGGCTGGCGTTTGATACCGCACGCGGCACTGTATACAAAGCGTGGCGTGGCGGATTGCAACCCGCATCACTAAACCCTGATCGCTTTTCTGCCTGGCCGGCAGCCATCAATGGTCTCCTGTATCAGGCCGGTGCTGACGAAAACCCCTGGCGGCTTATCCGAAACGGACGAGAAACAACGCCTGAAGTGATCTATCGTGGTTATCGGATTGCCGGTGATCGACTCACTATTACCTACCAACTGGTTTCTGCGCAAGGGCAGCGTATCGATATTGAAGAGACGCCTGAGGTTATTCATGATGCAGCCCAGCGGCCCGGCTTAACCCGTTCTTTCTTTGTTGCACAGGCGCCACCCAATGTTCAGGTTGCGCTTGATGTGAACGCGCAGACACTCAAGTCACGCACCGACCTCCAAACCAATGGCGTATTCCAGCGATCCGGAGAAAAGACGCATACCTTCGTGTGGGGCAAGACCTTTGATATTGCAGGCCGGCTGTTATTGAACACGGGCAGCGTGACCGATTTTACCACCTATTTTGCTCCGAACCTGCTAAAAAACCTCGAAGACGAGACCGCCCTGGATCCACTGGAGCTCTTCAAAAATACGCGGGTGTACCAGTCGCTGGATCTCGGCGACGAAGCAAGTGCATCAAATCGCATGATTCGCCGGCAGGGGCAAGTCCCTGGCGTGTCTGTAAAAGTCTACGGCATCGGTGAATCGATTGACAGCCTGATGCAACTGGCACCCGGACAACTGCCCACCGCCAACAGCATTCAACCTGCCCTTGATTTGACCTCCAAACAGCACTTTGGTGATCTGGATTTCTACTTCATCAGCCATATCAACGGCAACCTTAATGTTGTGTCCGAAGGGATCTACAGTTTTCAGGTATTGGCTGATGACGGCGTACGCTTTTCCATTGGAGACTCGCTATTGTATGAACACAACGGACTCCAGGCTGCGGAGCCTTCAGCAGATATTGATATTTACCTGAAGCCGGGCCTGTATCCTTTATCGGTAGAACATTTCCAATCGACCGGGCAAAAGCGATTAACCATCAAGTGGCGGCCCCCGTGGAGTGGCACGTTCGACGTGTTGGAGGCGCCGACTTTATCCACCCGAAAAGAAGAGCAGCGGCGCGTGTCGGTAGGAAAGAAGCACGTATTGCGTCAATTTCCAGATGCATTGATCGATCTGGAGCGAATAGCGGTTGATGCAGTGCATCCGGGATTAACTGTGTCTGCCTTGAAAAACCCGGCGCTTAATGGCGCTATTGGGGGCATCGATGTGCTGTCGGATGGCCGGCTCGTGCTGGCAACCTGGGATGGCACACACGGCAATGTATGGCTGGTTGATGACAATCCAGAGCAAGACAAGCAGTTACAGGCCCGCGTCATTGCCAAGGGGCTTGCTTATCCGTTTGGCATCAAGGCGGTAGATGACGAAGTGTTTTTGCTGCAGCGCCACGAGTTGACGCAACTGATTGACCTGGATGGCGATGAGGAAATTGATGAATACCGTGTAGTGGCAAATGACTGGCCACTGACCAACGATTTTGATGAGTATGCCTTTGGGTTGTCATACCATCAGGGCAGCTTTTACGCCGGCCTTGCTGCACCCGTGGATGGCGAGGGTGCCATTCTCATAGAAGATTTACCGGACAGGGGCAACCTGGTGAGACTCGGATTTGACGGCTCTGTTGTGCAAATATCCGACGGCTTTCAGGTTAACAATGGTGTTTGGCTCGACGATGAAGGCACGCTTGCTGTAATGGATCACCGCAATCCATGGTTTTCTGATTCCCGCCTGATGCTGGTTTCAGGAGGCCAGGGCCGTTCGTTTTTGCCGGCTGCTGCCAATAAGGCCGCACCTTTGGCTATGTCATCTATCTGGTTGCCATCTGGTTCAGAAAGCAAAGCGCCAACGCAACCTGTACGCATGAAGGCGGGCCCGTACGCCGGCCAATGGGTTTACGGCGACCTCCAGGCAGGCAGGCTAAACCGCGTATATGTTGAGACCGTTGAAGACCAACTTCAAGGCGCCGTCTTTCGCTACACCGGCGGCCTGCCGTTTCCCGTAAACCGGCTCGTCGTTGATGATGAAGGCGCGTTGCTAGCTGGCGGACTCACTTTTGCTGAACCCTGGCTGACCCTCAAGCCACAGGAAGAAGTGCTGCAGCGGATTACGTTTAGCGGTGAAGAGGCATTTGAGATGGTCGCCATGCATGCGATGCCCGATGGATTTGAACTCGCTTTTTCGGCTGAGGTCAGTGAAACCGCAGCTGAAGACGTGGAGCACTATCGAGTATACACCTGGTCGAACCACGAATCAGCAAAACGCCGCCGGCCCGACAGAAGTCTGGTTGATGCCGTACCTGTACAGGCTGTTCAAATTTCAGACGATGGCAAACGCGTCCGGTTATCCATAGACAACATGAAAGCCGGCGCTATCTACTATATCAACCTCGCACCCGCTTACGAAAGCGCATCAGGTGACGGACTGTGGAGCAACGAAGCATGGTACTCGCTCAATGTAATCCCCGGTTCTGCAATCGGCCAGGCCGATGATTAGGGCGTAACTAAAGGATCTGTGTTGCTTCGTGTATCCGTATTTTCGTTCTTCAGTTTTGCATGTTCATTTTTTGTAAAGCTGCTCCTGCGCAAAAAGAAAACACATCAATCGGCAATCGGCATTAAAATCACTCCTCACTCCGGCCTAATCAACGCCGAGTATTTATCCAGCGTCTGCCAGAGCCTGTCCATATCTTTGTCAAATTTCCGGGTTTCGCTGGTGTTGAGGAAAACAATGTGTCCCTTGCCGGAGCTTCTGGAGAAATGTGCGTAGACACGCACGCCAGGATCGCCGCCGGCGTGGCCCACTTCTTCGTCGTAAAGCTCCCAGAAAATACCTGCTCCAAAATCGTCGTTTATCTGGCGGGCAAACATTTCGCGAAAGCTCTCAGCTGACAGAATGCTCGGTGTGCCCTGGTAACCCTGAATCATGCTGATGAAATAGGTGCTGAAATCGAGTAGCGTGGTATTGAATCCACCGTCGGGATACGTGATCAATTTGTATTCTGGGAGCCGGAATCCACCAAAGTACAGCAGTGATTTTTCCTGCGTATTGAAGTCGCTTGTGGACCAGCTAGCGTTTTGCAGGCCCAGCGGATGCAGGATGTGGGTAGCTACAAAGGTGCTGTAATCAACACCTGCGGCCTGTTCAAGGATGAGGGCAGCGATGGCGGTGTTGTTGTTGCTGTAGTGGAAAGCTCCGCCGGCAGCGTGCTTGGTAAAGTTCTTCTTGCTGTAATTTGCTCCGGTTGTGACATAGAAATCGCTGATGAATTCAGCCATTGATTTATCAACATTTTTTGC is drawn from Bacteroidota bacterium and contains these coding sequences:
- a CDS encoding Gfo/Idh/MocA family oxidoreductase, with translation MPLNRKIRYGMVGGGPGAFIGAVHRKAAALDGEIELVAGAFSSTAEKSKQQGEELHLDPSRVYGSYKEMAEGESKLPEGERIDFVSIVTPNFTHYDIAKTFLEAGFHVVCDKPMTMTLEESEDLCRLVKKHDAVFALTHNYTGYPMVKEARQMIRDGKLGTVRKVVVEYPQGWLATLLEESGAKQAVWRTDPKKAGVSSAIGDIGSHAENLARYVTGLEMDKLFADLTTFVPGRKLEDDANMLVHFKGGAKGVLYCSQVSVGEENNLRIRVYGTEASMEWRQEHPNYLHVRTQDGPEQVFKRGNGYLSPVAQHNTRLPSGHPEAFIEAFANIYLNAARTMAAQIAGEAPGEFDTDYPTVQDGAVGVHFIHTAVKSGKAASWVDASYTPPA
- a CDS encoding sugar phosphate isomerase/epimerase is translated as MARPVTLFTGQWADLPLETLAEKASKMDFDGLELACWGDHFDVQKALSDDSYCQGRRDLLAKHGLEVYAISSHLVGQAICDNIDSRHQAILPPYVWGDGDPEGVRQRAAKEMMDTARAAAKLGVPVVNGFTGSSIWHLLYSFPPVSPEMIDAGYQDFADRFNPILDVFDEVGVRFGLEVHPTEIAFDISSSHRALEALKHRKAFGFNYDPSHFGYQGVDYVGFIEEFGDRIYHAHMKDVWWSDQPKRAGVFGGHIDFGHRDRFWDFRSIGRGNIDFEEIIRELNRIGYDGPLSIEWEDSGMDREEGAEEACAYIKAVDFTPAHGAFDAAFDKSNQ
- a CDS encoding transmembrane 220 family protein; the encoded protein is MKWVSGAMALLFIAWAAFQYNDPDPFMWILVYGLASLASVLFLINRLPLAFPLIFCVAGFGWAIYLSTIITYEPPLIGIEAWREMMGLIVISSWMGLLTWLLRRSKTKEAVAVSKTT
- a CDS encoding PA14 domain-containing protein, with amino-acid sequence MSVPEPVDGTQGTRPRDPWVFAGALDDRPRTLFVALHHDLWLAFDTARGTVYKAWRGGLQPASLNPDRFSAWPAAINGLLYQAGADENPWRLIRNGRETTPEVIYRGYRIAGDRLTITYQLVSAQGQRIDIEETPEVIHDAAQRPGLTRSFFVAQAPPNVQVALDVNAQTLKSRTDLQTNGVFQRSGEKTHTFVWGKTFDIAGRLLLNTGSVTDFTTYFAPNLLKNLEDETALDPLELFKNTRVYQSLDLGDEASASNRMIRRQGQVPGVSVKVYGIGESIDSLMQLAPGQLPTANSIQPALDLTSKQHFGDLDFYFISHINGNLNVVSEGIYSFQVLADDGVRFSIGDSLLYEHNGLQAAEPSADIDIYLKPGLYPLSVEHFQSTGQKRLTIKWRPPWSGTFDVLEAPTLSTRKEEQRRVSVGKKHVLRQFPDALIDLERIAVDAVHPGLTVSALKNPALNGAIGGIDVLSDGRLVLATWDGTHGNVWLVDDNPEQDKQLQARVIAKGLAYPFGIKAVDDEVFLLQRHELTQLIDLDGDEEIDEYRVVANDWPLTNDFDEYAFGLSYHQGSFYAGLAAPVDGEGAILIEDLPDRGNLVRLGFDGSVVQISDGFQVNNGVWLDDEGTLAVMDHRNPWFSDSRLMLVSGGQGRSFLPAAANKAAPLAMSSIWLPSGSESKAPTQPVRMKAGPYAGQWVYGDLQAGRLNRVYVETVEDQLQGAVFRYTGGLPFPVNRLVVDDEGALLAGGLTFAEPWLTLKPQEEVLQRITFSGEEAFEMVAMHAMPDGFELAFSAEVSETAAEDVEHYRVYTWSNHESAKRRRPDRSLVDAVPVQAVQISDDGKRVRLSIDNMKAGAIYYINLAPAYESASGDGLWSNEAWYSLNVIPGSAIGQADD
- a CDS encoding serine hydrolase domain-containing protein, with translation MNQLAEETSFVGGALAIVDAEGIHYAEGFGYADQAAARKYTATTVQPIASVSKTLAGVALMQAQQMGLLDLDDPINNHLPFEIVNPHVPGSPITIRHLASHTSGISDVKGNESSYIFSTIDEDFHKQFSLGIRRFVIRRTMGRLAKNVDKSMAEFISDFYVTTGANYSKKNFTKHAAGGAFHYSNNNTAIAALILEQAAGVDYSTFVATHILHPLGLQNASWSTSDFNTQEKSLLYFGGFRLPEYKLITYPDGGFNTTLLDFSTYFISMIQGYQGTPSILSAESFREMFARQINDDFGAGIFWELYDEEVGHAGGDPGVRVYAHFSRSSGKGHIVFLNTSETRKFDKDMDRLWQTLDKYSALIRPE